Proteins found in one Poecilia reticulata strain Guanapo linkage group LG6, Guppy_female_1.0+MT, whole genome shotgun sequence genomic segment:
- the fibina gene encoding fin bud initiation factor a: MDPVPLLLVLLASWPLSSAVYEGPLQPEISNGTFHHFFVPDGDYEETVDPEHCQMLFKFSDVVPCAAAEESDAAVRDDFIITKLQAEDAARLLEGIGRAVAHDLDGEDSYGKFLLKEISQIGEAFSSVDKSLVELEVKFKQSQETELREEEQLNGSVVKQVSDIRGALRETTDISQGLRDRHELLSLIIRSHGTRLSRLKTEFLNVGS, encoded by the coding sequence ATGGATCCCGTCCCGCTGCTGCTCGTCCTGCTCGCATCGTGGCCCCTGTCCTCGGCGGTCTACGAGGGGCCCCTCCAGCCGGAGATCTCCAACGGCACCTTCCATCACTTCTTCGTCCCGGACGGGGATTATGAGGAGACGGTCGACCCGGAGCACTGCCAGATGCTGTTCAAGTTCTCCGACGTGGTTCCGTGCGCGGCCGCGGAGGAGAGCGACGCCGCGGTGCGCGACGACTTCATCATCACCAAGCTGCAGGCGGAGGACGCGGCGCGGCTGCTGGAGGGCATCGGCCGCGCCGTGGCGCACGACCTGGACGGAGAGGACAGCTACGGGAAGTTCCTCCTGAAGGAGATCTCCCAGATCGGCGAGGCCTTCTCCAGCGTGGACAAGTCGCTGGTGGAGCTGGAGGTGAAGTTCAAGCAAAGTCAAGAGACTGAGCTGAGGGAGGAAGAGCAGCTGAACGGCTCCGTGGTGAAGCAAGTGAGCGACATCAGAGGCGCTCTGAGGGAAACCACCGACATCTCTCAGGGACTCAGAGACAGACATGAGCTGCTGTCTCTCATCATCCGCAGCCATGGCACCAGACTGAGCCGCCTGAAGACGGAGTTCCTCAATGTGGGCTCATGA